One Ananas comosus cultivar F153 unplaced genomic scaffold, ASM154086v1, whole genome shotgun sequence genomic window carries:
- the LOC109704183 gene encoding ras-related protein RABA1f translates to MAYRAEDDYDYLFKVVLIGDSGVGKSNLLSRFTRNEFSLESKSTIGVEFATRSIRVDDKVVKAQIWDTAGQERYRAITSAYYRGAVGALLVYDVTRHVTFENVERWLKELRDHTDANIVIMLVGNKADLRHLRAVSTEDATAFAEKENTFFMETSALESMNVENAFTEVLTQIYRVVSRKALDIGDDPSAPPKGQTINVGSKDDVSAVKKVGCCSA, encoded by the exons atGGCGTATAGGGCGGAGGACGACTACGACTACCTCTTCAAGGTGGTGCTCATCGGGGACTCGGGGGTGGGGAAATCGAACCTCCTCTCCCGGTTCACGCGGAACGAGTTTAGCCTCGAGTCGAAGTCCACCATCGGGGTCGAGTTCGCCACCAGGAGCATACGCGTCGACGACAAGGTCGTCAAGGCCCAGATTTGGGACACCGCGGGGCAAGAGAG ATACCGAGCAATCACAAGCGCGTACTACCGAGGTGCTGTGGGCGCTCTTTTAGTCTACGATGTAACGCGCCACGTCACCTTTGAGAACGTAGAGAGATGGTTGAAGGAGCTCCGCGATCACACCGATGCCAACATCGTGATAATGCTCGTGGGGAACAAAGCCGACCTGCGCCACCTCAGGGCCGTCTCCACCGAGGATGCGACAGCTTTCGCCGAGAAAGAGAACACCTTCTTCATGGAAACTTCCGCTTTGGAATCTATGAATGTGGAAAATGCCTTCACCGAAGTGCTCACACAGATTTACCGGGTCGTCAGCAGGAAGGCACTCGACATCGGCGATGATCCGTCGGCGCCGCCAAAGGGGCAGACGATCAATGTGGGCTCCAAGGACGACGTGTCCGCTGTGAAGAAAGTCGGTTGCTGCTCAGCTTAA